The Mustela nigripes isolate SB6536 chromosome 6, MUSNIG.SB6536, whole genome shotgun sequence DNA window ACCTACAGGACCGGTGGCTCTGTGCCGCAAACACATGGGTTTTGCCACAAAGGCTCCTGCACAGGGGCTGCGGCTTCCTTCTATGGTGTGATGACCTGGTGGGTGGTCTGGGGACAGAGTCCGAGACTGCAGTCTGGCTCGGCTCTTACTATGGGGCGGCTTGGCCGGGTTACTTCCCTGACCTGGCCTCCCCCCTCAGTAGAGAAGGCGACGCGGTACCTACCGTCCAGACTGCTGTGAGGACGaaatgaggggatggagaggaggacTCTGGCACAGACAAGGTGCTCGAGAAGCGCTAGTTACTATCTGGCACAGACAAGGTGCTCGAGAAGCGCTAGTTACTATTTAGCTACTTTAGCGAAGACAGGGAGTGACAGTCTTTCTCCAGCCAAGCCAGTTCTGTCCCCAagctctgtccccagcacccGAGGAccccaggggcagcaggagagccCAGCGCGGAGCAGGAGCCCACTTCCCAGCGACGGCAGCGGCACGTGCTCTGGGCTGCCCACACCAGCTCCCTCGCCCACTCAGCCCTGTGCGGGCACACGGCCCACAACCAGCAAGCCCCCGTCACCTCCCAGGTGCCAGATGGGCCACCTGGGCCTGGCTTCCGAGTCAGGAGCCAGAAGTGGGCACCGAGGGGCCGtggaagcaggagcagagggggcgGGACCGTGCTGATGCTGGGTGGGGGACACCCACAGCTCCCCTTGTTCTTCTCTGTGTCTAATGGCGCCACCCCCTCCGACAGCACCACTAGGTGGGACCCCTGCCAGTGGCAGCCTCCGCGCTCTGTGTCGCCGGCCTGGCCTCTCCTCACCATGCCTTGTCTCACCATCCAATCACTGAGGCTCTTCTCACCGCTGCCTCCCATCTGGGTGAGAGAAGGTCAGGCTGAGTGTGGAGAGAAGGGGGGGCCGGGCCCCGGTGTGCCCGCAGCCCTCTCCAGCGTGGAGGCCTCTCTCAGGTCGGCAGGCCGCTGACTGCCTtcggaggctgtgtgtgtgtgtacgggtgtgtgcacgcacacgtgtATGCACACTTGTGCAGGTACTGGTGCCATGGCGCCgggtgggagaggggacaggaagcagcagagggtgTCTCACCGTGGGGTGAACCACAGCGGCCCTGGAACCCCAGAGTCTTGAATATGCTGGACAAAGCTCCTTCCTTTCCAGAAtgatcttggggggtgggggcgagcAAGCCCAGAATGGCGGAGTGGGCACTGTCAGCCAGTCTGCTGGCTGGGCAGAGATGCCGATGGGTGCGCCAGATCAGAATGCTGGCTTACCCAGTGCCCTTGTGTTTATCGATGAGCCAACAGGACTCCTGAGGACCCCAGAGGGGACTGGCAGCAGAGAGAGGCTGGAGTCCCGCTTCTCGGAGCTGGGACGGACCAGCCCAGTACCCATGGTGGTGGGGCTGGTGAAGCCCAGCAGCAAACCctggctgccccccgccccccttcccaGCTGGCACTGGGCTCCCTTCTGTGCTCTGCTGCTTAGAGTAATGGCCAGACAGTTCAGTGGGAGAAGGCCCACCCGCACCCAGCCAGACGTACCCGGCTCGGGAGCAGGAGTCTACGGACACTTTCAGCAACATCGCACCCTGATCTGATAGAAGCTGCTCAAATCTCTCGAGCAATAAGAGAGGAATAAGCAATCATTTAGCAGCTTCTGCTCTCCTGCAAGTAGAGGTGGGTGTAGGTTTCCTACTTGTGGCTAGCCGCGGGTGGCACAGGAGCCGGGAGATCCGGGCTCTAGCCCTCGTCATGCCCCTGACACGTGTGCCTCTGGGCGAGTGACACCTGTCTCTGGGCAGCAGCTCCTTCTGCTGCAAAAGGAAGGAACTGGCTATGGAGCTCGCCTCTGTGCGTGAGAGGCCAGGTGGCCCGAGAGGGAAGAGCTTCCGGCAGGCCTCCCGAGTGTTTGGATGCATCTGGATGCCAGGAGCCAGATCTGCTGGAGTGCTCACCTCTGTTCCTTGGGACTCTGCAGGCCATCTGGGGCCCTGACTACCAGCACCGGCTATGGAGCCAGAAAGACCAACGGCTGTGAGATCTCGCCCTGctaagccttggttttctcatctgtaggtGGAGGTAACCACCCAGCAGTGCTGGCAAGACCAAACACCTATGCGTCAGGTGCCACACTAGAAATGTTACACCTGCTGCCTCCCTTGGCTGTTTCTGGAtatccgtttcctcatctgtcaaagggGATAACAATATGCCCTACAGGTCTGGGTGAGGACTCAAAAAGGGGGACCCAGAGGCTCTGGCACAGGGCACAGATCCGACAGACGACTCTCACAAAGGAAAATCACGGGAGGCTCTGAGACATGGGTGTGAATGCGCTCTGCTTGGCGCCTGGCCGCACAGTGGGCACGGGAGGCATGTGACGCTCTAGCTGCTCCCGCCTTCACAGCATGCCGTGCCTCGCTCTGCTCTGACCTGGGAAGGCCCCCTGGGATGTTGGGGACGCCTCTGGGGAGTCTCTGTGACACTCCATCCACTGGCATATGGGGCAGCTTCTGCCTCCTAGCTGCTCTCCCAGCTTCCACGCTGGATCCTTCTAAAATGGACAGATACATCTTCCCCTCTGCTCAAGACTGACCATGGCCTCCACCTCACACAGTGCTTCTGGCTGCCCGAGGCCCATATACATCTTCCCCTCTGCTCAAGACTGACTATGGCCTCCACCTCACACAGTGCTTCTGGCTGCCCGAGGCCCTCCCATTCCCGCTGCCCCTCCGGCTCAATCTGCCGGCTCCCAGTCCCACCCTGGACTCAGAGGCCTGTGCTATCCGGGCCCTCTCCTCCGCCAACCCTtcgctgcccctgcccctccgaCCCCTGGGCCCTGCCATTTCTAGCTGCCTCCCAAGGAGCTACTCTGTCCACTAATTGGAAGAGGAACTCTTGCCACCCCAAAGGCATCCAGAGACAAATTCAAAGGGACGAGAACTGGCCTTTGAGTTCCTGCCTAGTGGGCGGGGTCACCCAGAGCGCCCTCCGTCCCTGGCACGCGGCTGTTGCTCTGTGCACGGCCAAGCCCTGTGCTGAAACGAAAATGGTGCCCCTGGGTGCCGCCCCCCAACCCGCAGTTTTAGGTTCTGTTCTCTCTAGAGAGGCGGCGAGGCAGGATGCTGACAGAGCTACGATGCTGTCAAGCACCTTACATGCTCCCAGTCACACATCTCCCGCTGTGCAGGTTAGCTGCGTGCCTTGGGACGCACAGCCGGGAAGCCGTGGCACTGGCATGAGAACCCAGGCTGGGGGAGTCCAGCTCCCCGGCTCAGACTCACGTCTGTCCGAGTCCTTGCTCTAAGCCTTCCCTGCTGGGTGAACTTGGGCACATGACTTGACCTCTCGGGAGTGCTGCCTCAGCTGAGCTGGGAATTACCACCTGAGTGGCAAACAGCCCAGGACACGGCGGGGACTGGTGGGCACTGGTCTTCCTTCCGGACAACATAGCAACAGGACACTCTGCTTACCGCTCCAGTGTTCTGCTGCCGGGCATCCAGGGCTCCGGCCAGGCCATCTGTTGCTTGGGGGGCTTCGTATTTCACCCTGAAACACAGAGGTCACCATCGCCATGAGTGCGGCCCTTGCTGCATCAGGCATGATGGGacgcaggggtgggtggggatgaGCTGGACTCACATCCTGGGTGGACCTGGGTCACGGCCGAGTAGAGAGCGGCTCAGACCCCAGGGAGGGCTCGGACTCTGCAGGCCCGCCTAGGCAGGGTAGACCTGGGCTCAGATAGAAATAGTGCCTGTGCCCCCATGCCCATGGAGAATTCCTACCTCCAGACCCTTCTTGGAGCAGCTTCTACTTTGCAGTGTAATAAATTGTGGTTCTGTATAAGGCTGCCTTGGATGGGGAGTTCCCTTCTGCTGCTGAAACAGCTGTGTAGACAGCTGGGTGGGGCAACAGCCCTCATGGCTTCCTGGACTGGCCCTGCCTGGGGAACGCCAGCCAGCCGAGTGGGCACAGAAGGCACCCAGCAGCTGTCTGCTGTGTCTGTCTCAGGTGGAGCCAGAGGGGGACTCAGCCCCGACTCTGGGGAAGAGCGGTTCTCCCTCTGAAGCATCCGCCAAAGGATGGGAGGCCTCGGCACCGGCCTGGTCCgatttggagaaaaagaagtgCCCAGCACAATCATTGTCACAGGGGGAAAGCCCTGCATTTAGGGCTGGGCCAGGCTGAGGCTTCAGGAACCGGGACCCCATCGAATGAAACTCTTGCAATGCCAAATGGCCTTCCTGGGACCAGGGGGTGACAGGCACGCCACAGGGCCTCTTGAATAAGACCCTCCAGTTCCCAGGCAGCCATTTGACGGCACTGCCATCCACTCCCTCCAGCAGGATCAGACGTTAGCCAGGAGAGTGCCATCGTTAGCCGGCACGTCCCCCGGTGACGTGGCTCCCGTCCCCCAGGGGGCTGGGGGTGATCTGCAGGGCTGAGCGGGAGCCGATCAGAAAGTCGGGGTGGAGGGTGGTGCGCTCAGGCCCTTCTTGGGCTAAACCTGGGCAGTGAGAGCTGGTGAGGAGGAAGTGATGGCTGAGACCGGGTTGTGTGTCCAAGTagccctgtctctctccctctaagaCACAGCTGGTGCCACactgtggaaaaagccagaaTGAGGCAGGTCCAGCCCTAGGAACATACAGAAACCGATACTTATCTTCACTCAAAAGAACTAGATGTTCTTTCCTAATTATgtcctctgtgtttctgtgtctctCCAACCTACCTGGCCCTGCTGACGAAGCCTGGCTATCCCTGGGGCCAGGCACAGGTTAGAGGGAAGGAGGAGCTaggggacgcctgcgtggctcagctggttaagcgtctgccttcagctcaggtcatgatctcagggtcctgctttgggccccctgctcagccaggagcctgcttctcactctgccctccccctgtttgtgttctgtcaagtaaataaatagaatcttaaaaataaaaaaaaaaagaaaaaaaggcaagaggagCCAGGGAGGCAGAGGTGTGGGCCAGACACCAGGTGGGCAGAAAAACTCTTAGAGGATTCAAGAGCCCCGGATGACAGGGCGAGAAGTGGAGTCCAGAGGCGAGTCAGGGCTAGAAGATCCAGCGGGGGCCGAAGGAAGGGTCTCCCAAGCAAAACGAAAGAAAGAGGAACCCGATGCTAGTGCACTCTCCTCCCCGTGTGCTGCCTTCTGTTGTGATGGAAACCAGTCCCCAGACCATGACCGAGAAGGTACTGGATATGCCCTCCCCACAGCATCTCATGCTCTCCCCATCTCAGAGCCTTCACACACACTGTTCCTATAGCCTGAAACGGCCTTCCAGCCTCTCATCCCCGAGGTCCAGCCCTGAGCACCCTCCGTAGAGCCACCAGCCACCACGCGTGCGTCCATAGCCCCTGGCACACCCCTACAGGATAGTGGTTAGCACCGCATGGCAGTGCTCTGTGCACCTTACTCCCTGCGAGACGGTGGGCTCTCGGCAGCAGGCGCCGGCCGGGTGTGCTTTCCTCTGCCCCCCATGGCTCTGCTCCCTAGGAGCGATGGTGCAACAGCAAGCCTCAGCCAGGCCAAGTGCCAGGGGCTCTCCGGCACGGCCCATGTGCTGCCCATTGGGGCCTGGTCGGCGGGGCCACCCTCCTGGGTGCAAGTCCCACTGGACTCATTAGCTTCCACATGCACAGCGGCCTCGCGGTGCCCCAAGCTCCATGGCAACCATGAGCTGCTAGTCCCTGAGCACCGGAGACTGGGTGTGCAGACCGTCTAGACTAAAGACGCGGCTCAGAGCTTGGGCCACCTCCAGTCAGCGGGCCGGGCTGAGCCACCCCATGGAGCCAGGCTGGCTGCCCCCTATCAGATCGGACATGGACGGGGTGTGGGTCGGgcatccctgggccctgggaggctCACTGACAGTTCCCAAAGACAGGGCACAGTGGGGAGGCCAGAGGCCATTCAAATGACTGGGATGACCACTGGGGAGCTAGGGGCAACTGCTGCGGGGATCCCTTAATCCAGAACTTTTCTTGGTTGTAAATCCTGGCTGTAAATCCACAGCTCAGTCCTGGGTCCTGAGCCAAGGACTGAGAACACCCAACAAACGGCTTCCCCTGACGAGACTGTATGGGGCCAGGCTGGTGCAGTGGAGGCAAGGGGCTGGCCTTGGCTGCTGAAAGCACCTCCCTGCAAACACTGTCGCCAGGAAAGGACAGAACTCCAGCTCTGGTGCAGAGGAGTCTGACCCAAGTGGAGCAACAGGGACTCTGGGGCAAAGTCAAGAGTAGCTAGGGATCATGAGAAAGGAGGGGACAAGGCCCTGAGGTTTTACTGGGGATCCTCCCTGCTTGCTCTGGAGGGCTTGGGGTGTGGCCTACAGTgtagtggggaggggggctgggctggagatGGTTTGGGAACCAGAGACCCTGGGTTCACAGGAGGTTGTCGCATATCAACAGGCTGACTTGGGGCAAATGACCCAGCCCCTTAGTGCTTTGGCTTTTTCCTCTGATCAGATTAGGTAAGATTCTGGCACACAGCTCTTCATCAAACCACAGggggcccttcccccacccaggcCTGCCTGTGGGGCATGAAGTCGGGCACTAGGCTGTCTGGGCCCACGAGGGACTGATCCAGGGGAGAGGAACTCTGCCATCCTGAGGGTGTCTAGGCAGGGGGCTGTGTGCCCTTCCAGGTGGCATGCCAAACAACAGGGTTcaggggcccagagagggggcaGCCCAAACTGCGGGGGACAGGGTAGGGCTGGGCCACTCACTCTTTCCGTTGGTCAGCCAGAGAGCTGCTCCGGGTCAGCGCAAACATGTCAAACTCGCCTTCCAGTTGGCCAGAGGCTTCCAGAGACTGCAGGCCGGCCCTCACGCTGCTGGAGCCCAGGTCTGCAGGGACAGAAAGGTACATGAAGGGCCTGCCACCTGTTCCCGCGCACTGAGCAGTGGCCGAGCTGCCAGGCCCAGGGAGGACTCTGGAGAAGCAGCGGGGGTCGGGAGGTGGGAGGACAGTGGGGACAgtgcgggaggaggaggaggcaggccagCTGTTGGCTCAAGGACTGTGGGCACGTGACTTCCTCTCCCGCAGGTGGAGACACAGGCCCCCGTCCAGGGCGGCTGTGCCGAGAGCAGGCAAATGCTGCCCGGCGCGCGTCTGGTGTAGGACGTGGCTGAGCGGGGGGCGAGCGATCAGACGTGGGGCCGAGTTCTCACCCAGCCTAGCAGCAGTGGTTCAGAGGGGGCTCTTGATCCCTTCCTCGGGCCTGGCACAAGCAGGCAGCCAGCAGCAGGGAGACTGATCGCAGCTGGTGTCTCGGGGCGGGCACCCTGGGCCTGGCACTGGTCTGGGCCCCCTTCATGCATGTGCTCATGACCCAGTCCTCACGGCGACCTGCGAGGAGGGGCCCACTCCTGCCCGTGACACAGGAGCGAAGGGGGGTGGGACGTTCAGGCAACTAGCCTAAGCTTGCCCGGATGGCTCCAGTCACAGAGAATGCAGTGTTGAGGGGCGACCATGGAGCACTGGACTTCTGAAGTCCGTGGGCGATTAGGAACTGGGGGCTGTGAGAGCCCCACGTGATCGTTCCTGGGTACCCAACCTCGCAGTGGGGTTCAGCTCAGCAAGGTGAGGTCTGGGCTGACGTTCTGCTGCTGGCACTCCAGCTCCAACAGTTTAACAGGAAGGCACCCCCAAACTACAGGGGTGCCCCCAGCACCATAACGTGCCCTCAGCCTGCACCCCCACATGGCACTTACTCATTCCCGCGAGCTGGGATGAGAGGCTGCTGGTGACCGCCTGGTCAGGGCCCATGTCGATCAGGTCAGCCGCCGCCTCGGCCTCTTGCGGGGCctgaggagaagggaaaggccACCGTTGCTCGAGGATGTGCCATGAGGGCCCCAGAATCTACGACTGGGACTCCGGGAGTCAGCCCCACTCTGCCTCAAGCCAGGCTGCAGCCCCTGGGAGGTTGGGAAGACCCTAGGGCATCAGCAGAGCCTTAGCTACCTTAAAGGAACAGTGacacaaaaagggaaaaggggacTTCTCTCGGGGCCTGGCTAAGAAGGCACAGCCCATGCAGGATGTCTGGGGACGGAGGTGAGCacagccctcctcctccttcccatgaACACGGGTGTGATCCGGTCCCAGAAAAACGCCTTTACCTTGCCGGTCTGGCCTGTTCGGAACCGTTCAAACCTACAAAGACAGAAACAAGCCGGGTCAGGGAGACGGGCCCCTTGGCACAGCCCAGGCAGAGCTCTTCACGCTGCCGGCCTCCAAAGCCATGGCAGTGAGCCACGATTAGGGCGACAGATCTAATTTATGCCTGCTGCCCCTGGGGAACTGTTAACAGTGCCCCTTGTTCACTTGCCAGGCTGCCCCAACTTGAATGATCAATTATCTGGCCACTTGTCATGACCAGCAGTAAAAGAACGGATAGAAATAGGCTAGAACAGAGCGGAAAACGGGGACGCACAGCACGAGGCAAAGCTAAGTGCTGTTTTATCAGTTGTGTTGGGTGATTTGCTTACACACTTGTGTGCACCTGTCAGTGGCTCTCTGAAGTGCTGTCAGAAGGCATGCACCTTGTATGTGGCTTCCTGGAGCCACTGGGACTGGCCTTCGACTAGCCCCTGGGCTGCTGAGGAGCTGGAGAAGGCTGTGGTCGGCTAAGGCCTGGCCATGTCACTTACTGAGTCATTTCTGAACCTCAGCCTCCTTGTCGATTACCAGGCGGTGACAGCCGGACCTGCCTCCAGATGGGAGGACCCACAAAGACCCTGACTGTGAGCAGGACAGTGAACTAGGAGGCGGAAGGCATGTGTCAGGCCTGTGGCTGTCAGGGGTCCTAGTCATCCCCAGATTGGGCCCTACACCCCAAAATGGCAGAAAGTGACTCTTCTATTCCACTaggccaggaggcaggaagggccaGGCAGATGTGGCCCAGAGCAGCCAGCCCCCCTTCCCCTACTCTCATCTGACTCAGAATCACTCGGGTCTGCTACtgcagaaaaaagggaaaaaaacaaaggctgGAGAAGGCCGGATCACTGTCTTGACCAGACAGACACCCCTGTTTGCTAAGTGCTTACAGGTATCACCGCGCGGACTCTCAGTCACCCCACGGGGCAGATACAGACAGCCTGGcaccccttctcccttctttggTAAGAGCACCCGAGTGCCCTCTGGGGATGTTCTTCTCCCATTTCCTGGGGTCTGGGTGCAACTGCCCGTGAGGGGCCCTCTTTCCTTCACCAACTGTCAGGTACAACAAAGTGAAGCAAATCCGTTTCTTCTGAAGAGCTGACTCTTGAACAGAATGATAGAAGTGGGCAAGCGTCTGGGGCCCATTTCCTGATGGCCACACCCTGGGGACATGGTCTGGGAGTTTCTGCCCCGAGACCTCCAAGCCACCCTGgatctctctttcctgctctgagGGCAGGACTCGCTGTCTGACTCTTCTCCGGATTCTGCAAGCTCTCCTGTCCATAAAGAATATTGCCCTCCTAAACTCTCTTCCTGCCTAAGTAGGTTTGTGTGGTGTGCGAAGAGTCCAAGAGCCACAGTTAAGTCACCAGCCCATAGCCCCAGAGCCAGGCAGCGGCTGAGCGAGCTGGGACAGAGCAGTCCCCATGCAAGGATGTGGTGGCAGGGCACGCTGTGGTGAGGAGAGGACAGGTGGCCAGCAGGCTGCGTGACTCTTAGGCCCACCAGGGAAGAGGGGAGGTCAGACCAGTGGAAGGGAAGCCAGGGGAGGGAGTGGGCTGGGGCAGCTAGTCAGAGGCAGGGGAGGTGGTGGGCTACCGTTCGTGGCGCAGGAACACGTTGTTGAGGTTGTCGTTGACAATGAGCAGCTCCTCGGTGAGCTGCTCGTTAGCGATTCGGGGGATGAGCTCCAGGACCCGCTGCTGCATGGCTCGGCATGTCCGGTTGAGCTCCTgcggagggaggaggaaagatggCCACGGCCCCCGGGCCCAGAGGGAGGCAGTCACTGGGGGCCAGGCTCCAGCCTCTCTGCCATCTCAGATGACGGAGGGGCTTCCAAACCGGACTCCAAGCTCCGCAGGATGGACAGCCGTCGGGGTTCCACAGACACCCTCTGGATCCTACCTTCAAGGTCCTACGCCAACACTGAGCACATGGGAGACAAGCCACTCAAGAGATCATGCAGCTGGTTTAGCTTGGCTGCGCGCAGGCCTTCCCACGCTGCCTTTGCTCAGGTGAAAGCCAACAGCGCCAGCGGTCTGCGGAACACGCCGCAACGTCTCCGGGTGACTGGGATCTTTTTGTaaccaaaacataaaaaaaccTGAACCAGGTCTCTCCAGCTGTTAACTGCAAACCCTGATTtggtattttccttcatttttaaaaaagattttatttattggagaccGAGCtagagagagcgagaacatgcAAGTACGAGCGTGCCGGTGCCAGAGCACGAGCTacggggaggggccgagggaagacagagaagcaggttccccaagaAGCTTGGAGCCCTAaatggggctcgatcgcaggatcctgagatcacaacccgagccgaaggcagacgcttaactgactaagccacccaggtgccccttccctaatttcttttcaaatactttttactttggaatagttttagatttgcaGGAAAGTTGCCAAGACGGTAGAGTTCTGGTAAACCCTTCACTCAGCTTCTCCTCCGTGTGGCATCTGTCAAGACGAAGAAGTTAACACAGACCCAAGCTACGAACTAAACTCCAGACTTTCTTCAGGCTCGCTGTTCTCCCGCTAATGTCCTTCTGCTCCAGGATCTCATACTGCACTTAGTTGCCATGTCACTGACTGACTTTTAGTcagtaaattatatatttaaactccttttggaaagagaaaaatactaaaagcCACAGCAGTGTAAGTTTTTCATTTGTAAGATGGACTCTTTCTTCAGGTACCAGTCACTAGGCGGGCAGGTGTCTGAGTCACGGTCTCCAGGGGCAAACAGTCGTGACTTTTCTCCTGCGGGCACCGTGAACACCAGACACTGCCCCACACTGACTCTGGTTCTCTTCTGGACCCTGCTACCCACCCCCTCCTAGAATTTCCTCATCTGCCTTTATCATGGCACAGGGCGGGCCCAAGTGACTTTCAACACCCTGTGggtctcccttctcttcctcctgccacTGAGCACGCTTGTGGCTTTGTTCCTACTTCCTACCCCAACACCGCCCCCCCCTTCCCTCGCCCGAAGAGCGGACGAGCAGCAGCTGGAGCCAGGCTCCTagattcaaattccagctctgctgcttACCAGCCACGTGACTCTGGGCACATTACATGCTCTCTCTTCGCCTCAGTCTGCTGATCTAGAAAATGGGGTAACGACAGTACCTGCCTCTTGTGGGGTGTGGGGATGTACGGCAAGTGTCCACATCAGAGCCCAGCATACCCAAGGGCTCACTACTTGTGCGCTGTCACCATGAAAACCAAATCACTCCCACCTGGTGACTCCAGGGCCTTGGGGTCCCAAACCTTTCTTGGTAC harbors:
- the TOM1 gene encoding target of Myb1 membrane trafficking protein isoform X1, with the translated sequence MDFLLGNPFSSPVGQRIEKATDGSLQSEDWALNMEICDIINETEEGPKDAFRAVKKRIVGNKNFHEVMLALTVLETCVKNCGHRFHLLVASQDFVEGVLVRTILPKNNPPTIVHDKVLNLIQSWADAFRSSPDLTGVVAVYEDLRRKGLEFPMTDLDMLSPIHTPQRTVFSSEAPSGQNSVATDASHGGDPTQHTTPLPIQAVLPSDTSITPTPEQIAKLRSELEMVSGNVRVMSEMLTELVPTQAEPADLELLQELNRTCRAMQQRVLELIPRIANEQLTEELLIVNDNLNNVFLRHERFERFRTGQTGKAPQEAEAAADLIDMGPDQAVTSSLSSQLAGMNLGSSSVRAGLQSLEASGQLEGEFDMFALTRSSSLADQRKEVKYEAPQATDGLAGALDARQQNTGAMGGSGEKSLSDWMVRQGMVRRGQAGDTERGGCHWQGSHLVVLSEGVAPLDTEKNKGSCGCPPPSISTVPPPLLLLPRPLGAHFWLLTRKPGPGGPSGTWEVTGACWLWAVCPHRAEWARELVWAAQSTCRCRRWEVGSCSALGSPAAPGVLGCWGQSLGTELAWLEKDCHSLSSLK